In one window of Paraflavitalea soli DNA:
- a CDS encoding RNA polymerase sigma factor translates to MAAALHHEQELLVRLKQGDESAFTALYSTYWKPLYFLAYKHLQSAATAEELVQEVFLTLWEKRASLTIHSPAMYLAAMIRYAVYRHIAREKKHPLLPAGEGSTVQLASEEALHTIDHKLLFDMVAKLSDRLPEKCRMVFISNKLLDQPIQEIAEQMNISTRTAEAHLSKALKIMRSHLGNASSLLLLF, encoded by the coding sequence GTGGCAGCAGCATTACACCATGAACAGGAACTATTGGTCCGGCTTAAGCAGGGCGATGAATCGGCTTTCACGGCCCTGTACAGCACTTACTGGAAGCCCCTCTACTTCCTGGCCTACAAACACCTGCAATCCGCCGCCACCGCCGAAGAGCTCGTACAGGAGGTATTCCTCACGCTCTGGGAAAAAAGGGCCAGCCTCACCATTCACTCCCCCGCCATGTACCTCGCCGCCATGATCCGCTATGCGGTATACCGGCACATTGCCCGGGAAAAGAAACACCCCCTCCTGCCCGCCGGTGAAGGATCAACGGTCCAACTGGCCAGCGAAGAAGCCCTCCACACCATCGACCATAAACTACTCTTTGACATGGTCGCCAAACTCTCCGATCGCCTCCCTGAAAAATGCCGCATGGTCTTTATCAGCAATAAATTGCTCGATCAGCCCATCCAGGAGATCGCCGAACAAATGAATATTTCTACCCGCACCGCCGAAGCGCACCTGTCCAAAGCGCTCAAGATCATGCGCAGCCACCTCGGCAATGCTTCTTCCCTCCTGCTCCTTTTTTAA
- a CDS encoding IS3 family transposase, with translation MKQHYPQAAIGTLCALFGKTRQAYYEHGWQAANGQLREELVLDLATQARKVLKKEGAVKLLGSLRPALQAHNIRMGRDRFFKLLKKHNMLQKRKRSHARTTWSDHPYRKWPNLIKGLEVLKPQQHWVSDITYLRTEKGFMYLSLITDAYSRKIVGYHVSQNLRVQGCLIALNKAIRSLKDYVPQSLIHHSDRGIQYCCDQYVSVLQTNQIRISMTQTGSPYENPVAERVNGILKTELDLDRVFEGYSQATSVTHNAIDLYNRLRQHMSCDNLTPDQAHLREGKLKKRWKPRKRKNNPGDQQSS, from the coding sequence GTGAAACAGCACTATCCTCAGGCAGCGATAGGCACACTTTGCGCATTGTTTGGTAAAACAAGGCAGGCTTATTATGAACATGGATGGCAGGCGGCCAACGGGCAGTTGCGGGAAGAACTTGTATTGGACCTGGCAACACAAGCACGCAAAGTCTTAAAGAAAGAAGGCGCTGTGAAATTGCTGGGCTCTCTGCGACCAGCGCTGCAGGCGCATAACATCAGGATGGGCAGGGACCGTTTTTTTAAGTTACTCAAAAAGCATAACATGTTGCAAAAGCGCAAAAGGAGCCATGCACGTACCACCTGGTCCGACCACCCTTATAGAAAATGGCCCAATCTGATCAAAGGACTGGAAGTACTAAAGCCTCAGCAACATTGGGTGAGCGACATTACCTATCTGCGGACAGAAAAGGGATTTATGTACCTGTCGTTGATAACGGATGCCTATTCCAGAAAAATAGTCGGTTATCATGTAAGCCAGAACCTGCGGGTCCAGGGATGTCTGATAGCCCTGAACAAAGCTATCAGGTCCTTAAAAGACTATGTACCCCAAAGTCTTATCCACCACTCAGATAGAGGGATACAATACTGCTGTGACCAGTATGTAAGTGTATTACAAACAAATCAGATCCGCATCAGTATGACCCAGACAGGGAGTCCGTATGAAAATCCGGTTGCAGAAAGGGTAAACGGCATCCTTAAAACAGAACTGGATTTGGATAGGGTTTTTGAAGGCTATAGCCAGGCAACAAGCGTTACCCATAACGCCATTGACCTGTATAACCGGCTGCGCCAACACATGAGCTGTGATAACCTTACACCTGATCAGGCTCACCTTAGAGAGGGAAAATTGAAAAAAAGATGGAAGCCCAGGAAACGTAAAAACAATCCGGGTGACCAACAAAGTTCCTAA
- a CDS encoding GIY-YIG nuclease family protein has product MHYVYILHCNNGSPYTGCTQDLKARFHRHINGQVPATRGLLPVELIFYCAFKDKYKAFEFEKYLKSGSGRAFMQKRFL; this is encoded by the coding sequence ATGCACTATGTTTACATCTTACATTGCAATAATGGTTCTCCTTACACGGGCTGCACACAGGATCTAAAAGCAAGATTTCATCGACACATTAATGGTCAGGTACCTGCTACAAGAGGATTGCTACCAGTAGAATTGATTTTTTATTGTGCCTTTAAAGACAAATACAAAGCGTTTGAATTTGAGAAATACCTTAAATCAGGTTCAGGAAGAGCATTCATGCAGAAAAGGTTTCTTTGA
- a CDS encoding Kiwa anti-phage protein KwaB-like domain-containing protein has product MQPRKHQVENDFFALLKDGAVKKITLNQKVSTEIKKIFDDAAFDFKPSDVEEIEFDGNYRVDPGEILFVNFALPDAITTAISNPISVQILNLEKDEMQALFWVEHKKNKVPVIYFQNFDNRKVLKNKHILTYSSNTYTKLDASAFVVDETISAIFEGKKFFFKSYANANKIFSLADFYQEATDADIETFAKNKVIEVDAAWFKENSNSTIRKQITLIQKSNILKDVDVSKIKKGATVFELEIKVSKGKLCFPNDVKVCKDILSFLNENLYVGPITGTKLRTNSHRPLKSKALKDDA; this is encoded by the coding sequence ATGCAACCCAGAAAGCATCAGGTAGAAAATGATTTCTTTGCCCTATTAAAAGATGGGGCAGTCAAGAAAATTACTTTAAATCAAAAGGTGAGTACGGAAATAAAAAAAATCTTTGACGATGCCGCATTTGATTTCAAGCCATCTGATGTTGAAGAAATCGAGTTTGACGGCAATTATCGTGTTGACCCAGGTGAAATTTTATTTGTAAATTTTGCATTACCAGATGCGATAACGACAGCAATCTCAAATCCGATAAGCGTGCAAATTCTCAATCTGGAAAAAGATGAAATGCAAGCATTGTTTTGGGTTGAGCATAAAAAAAACAAAGTGCCTGTTATATACTTCCAAAACTTTGACAATAGAAAGGTTTTAAAAAACAAACACATTTTGACTTATTCTTCAAACACTTATACGAAGTTGGACGCCAGCGCTTTTGTTGTAGACGAAACAATTTCAGCAATTTTTGAAGGGAAAAAATTTTTCTTTAAATCATATGCAAATGCAAATAAAATATTCAGTTTAGCTGATTTTTATCAGGAGGCGACAGACGCTGATATTGAGACTTTCGCAAAAAATAAAGTAATAGAAGTTGATGCTGCATGGTTTAAAGAAAACTCAAATTCAACAATCAGGAAACAAATAACTTTAATTCAGAAAAGTAACATTTTAAAGGATGTTGATGTTTCGAAGATTAAAAAAGGCGCAACTGTTTTTGAACTAGAAATAAAAGTCAGCAAGGGCAAACTTTGTTTTCCAAATGATGTGAAAGTTTGTAAAGACATCTTATCATTTCTCAATGAGAATCTGTATGTAGGACCCATCACTGGAACTAAACTTAGAACTAATTCTCATCGACCACTAAAATCAAAAGCCCTCAAAGACGACGCATAA
- a CDS encoding nSTAND3 domain-containing NTPase has translation MSYHLEVLNDKEFEEMSKDLLEEELGVQLQIFKKGRDKGIDLRYANNVENEIIVQAKRFYRSSYSTLKTEMKGELTKMQGLSPRPKRYILMTTFDLSVGQVDEMVALMAPFVKNSQDVYSRERIMNLIAKYPEIEKKYYKIWLTSTNVLESILHNGIHGRSEFVKEKILRRASFYVPTQNFDLAVKKLGEHHFLIISGEPGIGKTTISYLLICDLLARGYQLVYVDDQLKDAEDIISRSPDVKQVVFFDDFFGANLSEIIHPRNSESKIISFIERIQSSSNKYLVMTSRTTILNQAKFRFEKFNRSGLGEVSKYELEIKAYAKLDKAKILYNHMFHAGMNAGQYDVFFKSENYLKIINHPNYFPRLIEFITSTNQLKNVPSEKTEEFIFNSLDNPKEIWHYAYEQQLNEEERILLLTLFSLGGYVIPADQLEKAFEARYRYEIEENGFTLKSDGYNQSIRKLLDGFIKSEKKSQNGKIYFSFLNPSVADFIINFLRERWSEVKRIVYSAIYFKQITKYFDIEPIWGSEIEIPQNELPAFYNRFNKMVPSLVASAGDDTEGNISALYILVRYFSDFVPEDRLLSLFQDIDFSTASDASVSEIRFVFNHLDGRASVRKFIHENWERFFISAITVSTDSEDINRFLQMFSDYELSEEDWSTNDRFMSALKDKVNALYSTDDIDLASNRDAISRAYYCDEFGDALDIVESEIADHYSTFLDNCGLAAYFQEFYSKEDYDGERILDRFISRYEKDDDYDPGERASGGPKVENEDTAIRNLFQR, from the coding sequence ATGTCTTATCATCTTGAGGTCTTAAATGACAAGGAATTTGAGGAAATGAGCAAAGATTTGCTTGAAGAAGAGCTAGGCGTCCAGCTTCAAATATTTAAAAAGGGTCGAGATAAGGGCATTGACCTACGGTATGCCAATAATGTCGAAAATGAGATAATTGTCCAGGCAAAACGATTCTACCGATCCTCATATAGTACCCTAAAAACTGAAATGAAGGGCGAACTCACTAAAATGCAAGGCCTGTCACCTCGGCCTAAGAGGTATATTTTGATGACAACTTTTGATCTCAGTGTGGGACAGGTCGACGAAATGGTAGCGCTCATGGCACCGTTTGTGAAAAACTCACAGGATGTTTACAGCCGGGAACGTATTATGAATTTGATCGCCAAGTATCCGGAGATTGAAAAAAAATATTATAAGATTTGGCTAACCAGCACAAACGTGTTGGAGTCGATTTTGCACAATGGAATTCACGGCCGCTCCGAGTTCGTTAAAGAGAAAATCCTTAGACGGGCGAGTTTCTATGTGCCAACACAAAATTTCGATCTCGCGGTTAAAAAATTGGGTGAGCATCATTTTTTAATCATTTCAGGGGAGCCGGGAATTGGCAAAACAACGATTTCTTATTTGCTAATATGTGACTTATTAGCAAGGGGCTATCAATTAGTATACGTTGATGATCAGTTAAAGGACGCCGAGGACATCATTAGTAGGTCTCCTGATGTAAAACAGGTCGTGTTTTTTGATGATTTTTTTGGAGCTAACTTGTCCGAAATTATTCATCCTAGAAATTCAGAAAGTAAAATTATAAGCTTTATTGAACGAATTCAATCGAGTTCAAACAAGTATCTGGTCATGACTAGTCGAACGACCATCCTTAATCAGGCAAAATTTCGATTTGAAAAATTTAATCGTTCAGGTTTGGGGGAGGTGTCAAAATACGAACTCGAAATAAAAGCGTACGCTAAACTGGACAAAGCCAAGATTTTATACAATCATATGTTTCATGCAGGCATGAATGCCGGACAGTATGATGTTTTTTTCAAGTCCGAAAATTACCTGAAGATCATCAATCACCCGAATTATTTTCCGCGCCTGATCGAATTTATTACATCAACTAACCAACTCAAAAATGTCCCATCTGAAAAGACCGAGGAATTTATATTCAATAGCTTGGATAATCCTAAGGAAATTTGGCACTATGCCTACGAACAACAACTGAATGAAGAAGAGCGGATTTTACTGTTGACGTTGTTTAGTTTGGGCGGGTATGTTATACCGGCGGATCAGTTAGAAAAGGCCTTTGAAGCTCGATATCGATACGAGATCGAAGAGAACGGCTTTACGCTTAAATCGGATGGTTACAATCAGTCAATACGGAAATTGCTGGATGGATTCATCAAGAGTGAAAAAAAATCACAAAATGGAAAGATATATTTTAGTTTTTTAAACCCGTCTGTAGCAGACTTTATCATCAACTTTCTTCGGGAAAGATGGAGTGAGGTGAAACGGATAGTATATTCTGCGATTTATTTTAAACAGATTACGAAGTATTTTGACATAGAACCTATTTGGGGAAGCGAGATAGAAATACCGCAAAATGAACTGCCCGCCTTTTATAATAGGTTTAATAAAATGGTGCCTTCACTGGTGGCGTCGGCTGGAGACGATACTGAGGGAAATATAAGTGCTCTTTATATCTTGGTAAGGTATTTTTCCGATTTTGTACCAGAAGACCGGTTATTAAGCCTATTCCAAGATATTGATTTTTCAACAGCGTCCGACGCTTCTGTCTCTGAAATTAGGTTTGTTTTTAACCATCTAGATGGACGTGCTAGTGTACGGAAATTTATTCATGAAAACTGGGAGCGATTTTTCATTTCGGCAATAACTGTGTCAACGGATAGCGAAGATATTAATCGTTTTTTGCAAATGTTTTCCGATTACGAGTTATCGGAGGAGGACTGGTCAACAAACGATCGTTTCATGAGCGCATTGAAAGACAAAGTCAATGCGTTGTATTCTACTGATGATATCGATCTGGCAAGCAACCGAGATGCTATTAGTAGGGCGTATTATTGTGATGAATTTGGTGACGCTTTGGATATCGTAGAAAGCGAGATTGCCGACCACTATTCAACTTTCTTGGACAATTGTGGGTTAGCCGCTTATTTTCAAGAGTTCTATTCAAAAGAGGATTACGATGGTGAACGCATACTGGACCGTTTTATAAGTCGCTACGAAAAGGATGACGATTATGACCCCGGCGAAAGGGCATCAGGCGGTCCTAAAGTGGAAAATGAGGACACTGCTATTAGAAATCTTTTTCAAAGATAG
- a CDS encoding phosphoadenosine phosphosulfate reductase domain-containing protein gives MKFCSNCLSPISGKDKRAIALIKKEYFKDDRPWYLGYSGGKDSSALLTLVFNALIEIPVHHKEINIIYCDTGVEIPTVSIYVKNTIAALEIESNKFNLPIKFNIVKPKLDDRYFVKVIGRGYPPPTNIFRWCTDRLRINPVKSIINQQEKSTVLLGVRMGESAERDKTIKKYNTNSKYYLNQGTSTKTKIFSPIVNYSLKDIWSTLKHNAFPSSIDHSIIGQIYKDAGNECPVYKETKGTPCGKGRFGCWTCTVVRKDKSVESMITNGHNSLDELFKFRNWLIEFRDNPKYRCTVRRNGDSGRGPITLTGRKIILDKLLYAQQMSNLKLIEDHEIKRIYQLWKVDINNDKYKEA, from the coding sequence ATGAAATTTTGCAGCAATTGCCTTAGTCCGATATCAGGTAAAGACAAAAGGGCAATCGCGTTAATTAAAAAAGAGTATTTTAAAGACGATCGCCCCTGGTATTTAGGATATAGCGGAGGAAAAGATTCTTCGGCTTTATTGACACTTGTCTTTAATGCTTTGATTGAAATTCCAGTTCATCACAAAGAGATAAATATTATCTATTGTGATACAGGAGTTGAAATTCCTACTGTTTCGATTTATGTTAAAAATACAATTGCCGCTCTTGAAATCGAAAGCAATAAATTCAATCTTCCAATAAAATTCAATATTGTTAAGCCAAAGTTAGATGACAGATACTTTGTAAAAGTAATAGGTCGTGGTTATCCTCCGCCTACAAACATTTTTCGATGGTGTACAGATAGATTACGAATTAATCCAGTAAAAAGCATAATTAATCAGCAAGAAAAATCTACCGTTCTATTAGGTGTTCGAATGGGGGAAAGTGCAGAACGAGACAAAACAATCAAAAAGTACAACACTAATTCAAAATACTATTTGAACCAAGGCACTTCGACGAAAACAAAAATATTTAGCCCAATAGTAAATTATTCACTCAAGGATATTTGGTCAACCTTAAAACATAACGCATTTCCATCGAGCATAGATCATTCAATAATTGGTCAAATTTATAAAGACGCTGGAAACGAATGCCCTGTCTACAAGGAAACAAAAGGAACTCCTTGCGGCAAGGGTCGGTTTGGATGTTGGACATGCACTGTTGTACGTAAAGATAAATCCGTCGAAAGTATGATAACTAACGGACATAATAGCCTTGACGAACTTTTTAAATTCAGGAATTGGCTTATAGAATTCAGAGATAATCCGAAGTACCGCTGTACTGTTAGAAGAAATGGCGATAGTGGGCGCGGTCCAATAACTCTTACGGGTCGAAAGATTATACTTGACAAACTTTTATATGCCCAACAAATGTCAAATCTAAAGCTTATAGAAGACCATGAGATAAAACGAATATACCAATTGTGGAAAGTAGACATCAATAATGACAAATACAAAGAAGCGTAA
- a CDS encoding site-specific integrase, which produces MEHRISSLFYIRKIKMTRDKLAPIYIRITVNDQRIDHRIQRYIEVARWSAAAGRARGNSVEVRQLNTFLDTLTGKVLKLEREMVQDGQEITFEAFREKWMGNQERPRMLIEIFQHHNDQLAALIGKEFSAATLERYNTSRDHTKAFLQWKFGIGDIDIKRLNYEFVTDYEFWLKTQRNCNHNTAIKYISNFRKIINICIRRGWLLKDPFLGFKMTKREVERDFLTEDELQDISLKDFGTDRLNHVRDIFVFSCFTGLAYADVQKLKRAEVARGIDGDCWIFTSRQKTETASRIPLLPTAVEILEKY; this is translated from the coding sequence ATGGAACACCGTATCAGTAGTCTTTTTTATATCAGAAAGATCAAAATGACAAGGGACAAATTGGCTCCCATTTATATCCGCATTACAGTTAATGACCAAAGAATTGATCACCGTATCCAACGGTATATCGAGGTCGCGCGTTGGAGTGCGGCGGCGGGTCGCGCACGGGGTAACAGCGTGGAGGTGCGGCAGCTCAATACCTTCCTCGACACTCTTACCGGGAAAGTATTGAAGCTGGAGCGGGAAATGGTGCAGGATGGACAGGAAATAACTTTTGAAGCATTCCGGGAAAAATGGATGGGTAACCAGGAACGGCCCCGGATGCTGATTGAAATATTTCAGCACCATAACGATCAACTGGCCGCTTTGATCGGAAAAGAGTTTTCTGCAGCTACCCTGGAACGCTACAATACTTCCAGAGATCACACAAAAGCATTTTTGCAATGGAAGTTCGGAATCGGTGATATCGATATCAAACGGCTGAATTATGAATTTGTAACCGATTATGAGTTTTGGCTGAAAACCCAAAGGAACTGCAATCACAATACCGCGATCAAGTATATCAGCAATTTCCGGAAGATCATAAATATTTGTATCCGCAGAGGTTGGCTGTTGAAAGATCCGTTCCTGGGATTCAAGATGACCAAACGCGAAGTAGAAAGAGATTTTCTTACAGAAGATGAACTACAGGATATTTCTTTAAAAGATTTTGGAACTGACCGGCTTAATCATGTGCGTGACATTTTTGTATTTAGCTGTTTCACTGGCCTGGCTTACGCGGATGTACAGAAACTGAAACGGGCTGAGGTTGCGCGTGGGATTGATGGTGATTGCTGGATTTTTACCAGTCGCCAGAAAACCGAAACAGCTTCCCGTATCCCGCTCTTACCGACTGCTGTTGAGATACTGGAGAAATATTAA
- a CDS encoding tyrosine-type recombinase/integrase, with protein sequence MPILSNQKMNAYLKEIADVCKIHKNLTFHIARHTFATTVTLSNGVPMESVSKMLGHKNLKTTQHYAKILDRKVSDDMKILRKKFGAKEKSNSQAKTAG encoded by the coding sequence TTGCCGATCCTAAGCAACCAGAAAATGAATGCCTACCTGAAGGAAATTGCCGACGTTTGTAAAATCCATAAAAACCTTACTTTCCATATTGCCCGGCATACTTTTGCCACCACCGTTACCCTCAGCAATGGAGTGCCGATGGAATCGGTGAGTAAAATGTTAGGGCATAAAAATCTGAAAACGACACAACATTATGCAAAGATCCTGGACAGGAAGGTTAGTGATGATATGAAGATTTTGAGGAAGAAGTTTGGCGCTAAAGAGAAAAGCAATTCTCAAGCAAAAACAGCCGGGTAA
- a CDS encoding DUF6922 domain-containing protein gives MGANANNENGFKLNLYKGLFWDWRYDDIDWQKSSVSIIERVLERGIFDEWEEIIRFYGKDKILTALTKEIKYLPDFILDKVCSYFGITAIELACYERKLTRKDAGYNKKLLLCNMISTNFYR, from the coding sequence ATGGGTGCGAACGCTAACAATGAAAACGGTTTTAAGCTTAATCTTTATAAAGGTTTATTTTGGGACTGGCGATATGACGATATCGACTGGCAAAAGTCTTCTGTTAGTATTATTGAAAGAGTACTGGAACGTGGTATTTTTGATGAGTGGGAAGAAATTATCCGTTTTTATGGAAAGGATAAAATTCTCACAGCATTGACAAAAGAAATAAAATACCTGCCGGATTTTATTCTTGACAAGGTATGCAGCTATTTTGGGATTACGGCTATTGAGTTAGCTTGCTATGAACGAAAGTTGACGAGAAAGGATGCTGGGTATAATAAAAAACTTTTGTTATGCAATATGATCAGCACGAATTTCTATAGATAA
- a CDS encoding EF-Tu C-terminal domain-related protein has product MVNDLIIIKASLSMKKTEDGGRKSGFLSGYRPSHVFEMPTDLSNLKTYIGDIQFEGQELFYPGETKIVTVRFLRHPAIEKHIRVGQKWFINEGAITLGTGEILEVLT; this is encoded by the coding sequence ATGGTAAACGATCTTATAATTATTAAGGCCAGCCTTTCAATGAAGAAAACAGAAGACGGTGGACGGAAATCCGGATTCTTATCCGGCTACCGCCCAAGCCATGTTTTTGAAATGCCTACAGATTTAAGTAACCTAAAAACCTATATTGGAGATATCCAATTTGAAGGGCAGGAACTTTTTTACCCTGGAGAAACAAAAATTGTTACTGTTCGATTTCTCAGGCACCCTGCCATTGAAAAACATATTCGTGTTGGTCAGAAGTGGTTCATTAATGAAGGCGCAATAACTTTAGGGACTGGGGAAATTTTGGAAGTATTGACTTAG
- a CDS encoding nucleotidyl transferase AbiEii/AbiGii toxin family protein has product MVHLNTIDPALYQVLTDFSQLPELANFSLVGGTSLSLQLGHRKSDDLDFFTDRSFDIIELKTAILQYNPEVVFLNETRQGFSFSLPLPGKPDDTRKLDIYNWAVKFIRPVKQEGVIRLASLEDIAAFKLDVICHRKEKKDYVDIAVLLEQFTFAQMLDFYTEKFPMNDKRIVLTQILDTEGLENSVEPVMLIDLSPAQAFQLIEQRVNAFSAEQIKAKDSLEEARMKRIADILSKKNEGDQNKKG; this is encoded by the coding sequence ATGGTACACTTAAACACAATTGATCCCGCACTTTACCAGGTTCTCACAGATTTTTCCCAACTTCCCGAATTAGCCAATTTTTCATTGGTAGGCGGTACTTCACTGTCCCTTCAACTTGGACATCGAAAATCGGATGACCTTGATTTTTTTACAGACCGGTCTTTTGATATAATTGAGTTAAAAACGGCAATCCTCCAATACAATCCTGAAGTTGTCTTTTTAAACGAAACCAGGCAGGGCTTCAGTTTTAGCTTGCCATTACCAGGAAAACCCGATGATACCCGAAAACTCGATATCTATAACTGGGCCGTTAAATTTATTCGTCCTGTAAAGCAGGAAGGGGTTATAAGATTAGCCAGCCTGGAAGACATTGCAGCCTTCAAACTGGATGTCATCTGCCACAGGAAGGAAAAAAAAGATTATGTAGATATAGCTGTTTTATTGGAGCAATTCACCTTTGCCCAAATGCTCGACTTCTATACAGAGAAGTTTCCCATGAATGACAAGCGGATTGTGTTAACGCAAATATTGGATACGGAAGGGTTGGAAAATTCTGTAGAACCTGTTATGCTTATTGACCTTTCTCCTGCTCAGGCATTCCAGCTAATAGAACAAAGGGTTAATGCCTTTTCAGCGGAGCAGATAAAAGCAAAAGATTCATTAGAAGAAGCCCGCATGAAGCGGATTGCAGATATCCTAAGTAAAAAGAATGAAGGAGATCAAAATAAAAAAGGATGA
- a CDS encoding DUF6922 domain-containing protein yields MNLGSDDILPLPGYAFWDINRENLDFSRDKGFIISRMFERGKFDDVLSVIVFYGKDETGNVLQNNKYLSRPGLFLAHTLLGLPLQDFKAYGTLKHN; encoded by the coding sequence ATGAATTTAGGTTCTGACGATATATTACCACTGCCCGGATATGCATTCTGGGACATAAATCGTGAAAATCTTGATTTTTCAAGGGATAAAGGATTTATTATCTCCCGGATGTTTGAAAGAGGTAAATTTGATGATGTTCTCTCTGTTATTGTTTTTTATGGAAAAGATGAAACAGGTAATGTTTTACAAAATAATAAGTACCTAAGCCGGCCAGGGCTGTTTTTGGCTCATACCTTATTGGGGCTTCCTTTACAAGATTTTAAGGCTTATGGTACACTTAAACACAATTGA